From a single Pieris rapae chromosome 17, ilPieRapa1.1, whole genome shotgun sequence genomic region:
- the LOC110994161 gene encoding GDP-L-fucose synthase, with translation MGSRKEKVILITGGTGLVGQSIKTIVEEERKQGSQDVLNETWIFCGSSNVDLRKKDETEAFFEKVKPTHVIHLAAMVGGLFHNMAHNLDFFRDNMSINDNVLHASFKYKVKKVVSCLSTCIFPDKITYPIDETMVHNGPPHTSNYGYSYAKRMIDVLNRGYHDQHGCMFTSVIPCNIFGPNDNFSLTSSHVIPALIRRMDDAMTNGDKTFSVWGSGAPLRQFIYSLDIAKLFVWTLRHYESIEPLILSVDEEDEVSISKAAEAIKKAHGFTGEIIYDTSKADGQYKKTASNRKLRSLYQEFSFTPFEQAIQETVTWFKHNRESARL, from the exons ATGGGGTCAAGAAAAGAAAAGGTAATACTGATTACGGGAGGGACTGGTTTAGTCGGACAGTCTATAAAAACTATAGtggaagaagaaagaaaacagGGGTCTCAGGATGTTCTAAATGAAACATGGATTTTCTGTGGCTCAAGTAATGTTGATCTTAG AAAGAAAGATGAAACAGAGGCTTTCTTTGAGAAAGTAAAACCTACTCATGTAATCCATTTAGCTGCAATGGTTGGAGGTCTATTTCACAATATGGCTCATAATCTggattttttt AGAGATAACATGAGTATAAACGACAATGTTCTTCATGCTAGCTTCAAATACAAAGTTAAGAAAGTTGTTTCATGCCTCTCTACATGTATATTCCCTGATAAAATCACATATCCTATAGATGAAACTATG GTACATAATGGCCCACCACATACCTCCAATTATGGCTACAGTTATGCTAAAAGGATGATTGATGTTTTAAACAG agGTTACCATGATCAGCATGGCTGTATGTTCACATCAGTGATTCCGTGTAATATATTTGGTCCAAATGACAATTTTTCGCTCACATCAAGTCATGTCATACCCGCACTGATACGAAGAATGGACGATGCTATGACAAatg GTGACAAAACATTCTCAGTATGGGGAAGCGGGGCTCCATTacgtcaatttatttattcattggaTATTGCAAAGTTGTTTGTGTGGACTTTGAGACATTACGAAAGTATTGAACCACTCATTTTAtcag TGGATGAAGAAGACGAAGTTTCTATTAGCAAAGCAGCCGAAGCTATTAAGAAAGCTCACGGTTTTACCGGtgaaattatatatgatactAGCAAAGCTGATGGTCAGTATAAAAAGACTGCGTCTAATAGGAAATTGAGGTCATTGTATCAGGAATTCAGCTTTACGCCATTTGAGCAAGCCATTCAGGAGACAGTCACATGGTTTAAACATAATAGGGAAAGTGCtaggttataa
- the LOC110994159 gene encoding glutamate dehydrogenase, mitochondrial isoform X1: protein MTLMSLIILNMVLITLNKNIVLESILKRSPLRISVRRYEIPEKLKDVAQDPNPSFYKMVQYFYHYAVKVCEPSLEEYLKKHTHFSDKKRKQRVAGILKVMGSCNSSLQLEFPLQRKNGDYEIIHAYRSQHSVHRLPCKGGIRFSDQVDLEEVKALAALMTYKCACSNIPFGGSKGGVAINPKKYTVAELQRITRRYTLELAKKHYIGAGIDVPAPDVNTSGREMSWIVDTYIKTLGYNDINAAACVTGKPINGGGIRGRVEATGRGVFITASEFIHDEQWMKLIDLEPGFKGKTAIIQGFGNVGSWAGIHFQESGVKVIGVLESNCNLSNPEGIKCKELQEYMAKHRGSAKGFQGAKECGPELFFEKCDILVVAAFEKTITHENAGKLNCKIIVEGANGPTTPSADVILREKKILCLPDLLANAGGVTVSYFEFLKNINHVSFGKLSIKFWRDSNTALLDSVEKSLKNSNIDAKIQPTPLFQSLMSGASEHHIVTSGLEYSMINACNNVKQAACAHNLGMDVRTAAYINAIEKIFVTYDEQGVAI from the exons ATGACACTAatgtcattaataattttaaatatggtattaataacattaaataagaatatcgTATTAGagtcaatattaaaaagaagtcCACTGCGGATCAGTGTTAGACGTTATGAGATTcctgaaaaattaaaagatgtaGCACAAGATCCAAATCcgagtttttataaaatggtcCAATATTTCTATCACTACGCCGTGAAGGTGTGTGAACCAAGTCTTGAAGAGTATTTGaaaaaacatacacatttCTCAGACAAGAAACGTAAGCAGCGTGTTGCTGGCATTTTAAAG GTTATGGGCTCTTGCAACAGTTCTTTACAATTAGAGTTTCCCTTACAACGCAAGAACGGAGACTACGAAATCATACACGCGTATCGCTCGCAACATAGCGTGCATCGTCTTCCTTGTAAAGGAG GTATACGATTTTCTGACCAAGTTGACCTTGAAGAGGTGAAAGCTCTAGCTGCACTCATGACGTACAAATGTGCTTGTTCCAATATCCCTTTTGGGGGCTCCAAAGgag GTGTTGCGATAAACCCAAAGAAATACACGGTGGCTGAATTACAAAGAATAACACGACGCTACACCCTAGAATTAGCGAAAAAGCATTACAtag GTGCAGGAATAGATGTCCCAGCTCCTGATGTTAACACATCTGGAAGAGAAATGTCCTGGATAGTTGACacctatattaaaactttag GTTATAACGATATCAACGCAGCAGCATGCGTAACTGGCAAACCAATAAATGGCGGAGGTATTCGGGGACGAGTAGAAGCCACTGGCCGTGGTGTATTTATAACAGCCAGTGAGTTCATACACGACGAACAGTGGATGAAACTTATAGACCTGGAACCGGGGTTCAAG ggaAAGACTGCAATAATCCAAGGTTTCGGCAACGTGGGCAGTTGGGCAGGAATCCACTTCCAGGAAAGTGGTGTGAAGGTCATCGGAGTTTTGGAGTCAAACTGCAACCTGTCCAACCCTGAAGGGATCAAGTGTAAG GAACTACAAGAGTACATGGCAAAGCACCGTGGTAGTGCCAAAGGCTTCCAAGGCGCCAAGGAATGTGGGCCTGAGCTGTTTTTTGAGAAGTGTGATATACTTGTCGTGGCTGCCTTTGAAAAAACCATCACACATGAAAACGCAGGAAAACTCAATTGCAAG ATAATAGTGGAAGGTGCCAATGGCCCAACAACTCCATCGGCTGACGTCATCCTCCGCGAGAAGAAGATCCTATGTCTTCCCGATCTGCTCGCGAATGCAGGAGGCGTAACTGTCTCATACTTCGAGTTTCTGAAGAACATCAATCATGTCAGCTTTGGAAAGTTGAGTATTAAGTTTTGGAGGGATTCCAATACTGCACTTTTAG attcAGTGGAGAAATCCCTTAAGAATTCAAATATAGACGCAAAGATCCAGCCAACACCATTGTTCCAATCTCTGATGTCGGGTGCCAGCGAACACCACATTGTGACATCAGGACTGGAATATTCTATGATCAACGCTTGCAAT AACGTAAAACAAGCTGCGTGTGCGCACAATTTGGGTATGGACGTGAGAACAGCCGCCTACATAAAcgcaattgaaaaaatatttgttacctACGACGAACAAGGAGtcgcaatttaa
- the LOC110994159 gene encoding glutamate dehydrogenase, mitochondrial isoform X2 translates to MTLMSLIILNMVLITLNKNIVLESILKRSPLRISVRRYEIPEKLKDVAQDPNPSFYKMVQYFYHYAVKVCEPSLEEYLKKHTHFSDKKRKQRVAGILKVMGSCNSSLQLEFPLQRKNGDYEIIHAYRSQHSVHRLPCKGGVAINPKKYTVAELQRITRRYTLELAKKHYIGAGIDVPAPDVNTSGREMSWIVDTYIKTLGYNDINAAACVTGKPINGGGIRGRVEATGRGVFITASEFIHDEQWMKLIDLEPGFKGKTAIIQGFGNVGSWAGIHFQESGVKVIGVLESNCNLSNPEGIKCKELQEYMAKHRGSAKGFQGAKECGPELFFEKCDILVVAAFEKTITHENAGKLNCKIIVEGANGPTTPSADVILREKKILCLPDLLANAGGVTVSYFEFLKNINHVSFGKLSIKFWRDSNTALLDSVEKSLKNSNIDAKIQPTPLFQSLMSGASEHHIVTSGLEYSMINACNNVKQAACAHNLGMDVRTAAYINAIEKIFVTYDEQGVAI, encoded by the exons ATGACACTAatgtcattaataattttaaatatggtattaataacattaaataagaatatcgTATTAGagtcaatattaaaaagaagtcCACTGCGGATCAGTGTTAGACGTTATGAGATTcctgaaaaattaaaagatgtaGCACAAGATCCAAATCcgagtttttataaaatggtcCAATATTTCTATCACTACGCCGTGAAGGTGTGTGAACCAAGTCTTGAAGAGTATTTGaaaaaacatacacatttCTCAGACAAGAAACGTAAGCAGCGTGTTGCTGGCATTTTAAAG GTTATGGGCTCTTGCAACAGTTCTTTACAATTAGAGTTTCCCTTACAACGCAAGAACGGAGACTACGAAATCATACACGCGTATCGCTCGCAACATAGCGTGCATCGTCTTCCTTGTAAAGGAG GTGTTGCGATAAACCCAAAGAAATACACGGTGGCTGAATTACAAAGAATAACACGACGCTACACCCTAGAATTAGCGAAAAAGCATTACAtag GTGCAGGAATAGATGTCCCAGCTCCTGATGTTAACACATCTGGAAGAGAAATGTCCTGGATAGTTGACacctatattaaaactttag GTTATAACGATATCAACGCAGCAGCATGCGTAACTGGCAAACCAATAAATGGCGGAGGTATTCGGGGACGAGTAGAAGCCACTGGCCGTGGTGTATTTATAACAGCCAGTGAGTTCATACACGACGAACAGTGGATGAAACTTATAGACCTGGAACCGGGGTTCAAG ggaAAGACTGCAATAATCCAAGGTTTCGGCAACGTGGGCAGTTGGGCAGGAATCCACTTCCAGGAAAGTGGTGTGAAGGTCATCGGAGTTTTGGAGTCAAACTGCAACCTGTCCAACCCTGAAGGGATCAAGTGTAAG GAACTACAAGAGTACATGGCAAAGCACCGTGGTAGTGCCAAAGGCTTCCAAGGCGCCAAGGAATGTGGGCCTGAGCTGTTTTTTGAGAAGTGTGATATACTTGTCGTGGCTGCCTTTGAAAAAACCATCACACATGAAAACGCAGGAAAACTCAATTGCAAG ATAATAGTGGAAGGTGCCAATGGCCCAACAACTCCATCGGCTGACGTCATCCTCCGCGAGAAGAAGATCCTATGTCTTCCCGATCTGCTCGCGAATGCAGGAGGCGTAACTGTCTCATACTTCGAGTTTCTGAAGAACATCAATCATGTCAGCTTTGGAAAGTTGAGTATTAAGTTTTGGAGGGATTCCAATACTGCACTTTTAG attcAGTGGAGAAATCCCTTAAGAATTCAAATATAGACGCAAAGATCCAGCCAACACCATTGTTCCAATCTCTGATGTCGGGTGCCAGCGAACACCACATTGTGACATCAGGACTGGAATATTCTATGATCAACGCTTGCAAT AACGTAAAACAAGCTGCGTGTGCGCACAATTTGGGTATGGACGTGAGAACAGCCGCCTACATAAAcgcaattgaaaaaatatttgttacctACGACGAACAAGGAGtcgcaatttaa
- the LOC110994165 gene encoding phenylalanine--tRNA ligase alpha subunit, with amino-acid sequence MELNERILHYLEKCDKVNTLKLADEFNEDHQKIVGAVKSIEALEMIISEAVKSTKWGLTEEGQMVADHGSHEAVLYRNIPDDGSPQAEVMKKVPNAKVGFSKAMSAGWIYIDKSGGAPLVKRKVETISDTVQENLIEIKKGIDNLTDNVRNDYKKRKLLQEITLKSFELTKGPQFATSIKKLETDLTSEMLMTGSWKELQFKPYNFDALGQPPSCGHLHPLLKVRSEFREIFLEMGFTEMPTNQYVESSFWNFDALFQPQQHPARDAHDTFFISSPANSTDFPMDYLEKVKKVHSKGGYGSQGYRYDWKIEEAQKNLLRTHTTAVSARMLYKLAQQDNFKPQKYFSIDKVFRNETLDATHLAEFHQVEGVVAARGLGLADLISELDAFFSRLGFHQLQFKPAYNPYTEPSMEIFAYHTGLGKWIEIGNSGVFRPEMLLPMGLPEDVNVIAWGLSLERPTMIKYGLNNIRDLVGPKVDLQMVQNNPICRLDK; translated from the exons atGGAACTAAATGAGAGAATTTTgcattatttagaaaaatgtgATAAAGTAAACACTTTGAAACTTGCAGATGAATTTAACGAAGATCATCAGAAAATTGTTGGTGCAGTAAAAAGTATCGAGGCTTTAGAGATGATAATTTCAGAAGCTGTAAAGTCTACGAAATGGGGATTAACGGAAGAAGGACAAATGGTCGCTGACCACGGAAGCCACGAAGCTgttttatacagaaatattcCTGATGACGGCTCGCCACAAGCTGAAGTTATGAAG AAAGTACCTAATGCAAAAGTTGGATTCAGCAAAGCTATGTCAGCTGGTTGGATTTACATAGATAAATCAGGAGGTGCACCTTTAGTTAAGCGTAAAGTTGAAACTATATCAGATACTGTTCAAgaaaatttgattgaaattaaaaaaggtataGATAATTTAACTGATAATGTTAGGAATGACTATAAAAAACGAAAACTACTGCaagaaataacattaaaaagttttgaacTGACTAAAGGCCCACAATTTGCCACATCTATAAAGAAATTAGAAACAGATTTAACAAGTGAGATGCTGATGACAGGTTCATGGAAAGAATTGCAATTTAAGCCATACAATTTTGATGCACTAG GTCAACCACCCTCGTGTGGTCACCTACATCCCCTCCTCAAGGTGAGGTCTGAATTCCGTGAAATCTTTCTTGAAATGGGTTTTACGGAGATGCCAACTAACCAATATGTTGAGAGCTCTTTCTGGAACTTTGATGCGCTCTTCCAACCACAGCAGCATCCTGCTAGGGATGCTCATGATACATTCTTCATATCATCACCTGCTAATAGTACAGATTTTCCTATGGATTACttagaaaaagttaaaaaagtgCATAGCAAAGGCGGCTATGGATCACAG GGTTATAGATATGATTGGAAAATAGAGGAGGCTCAAAAGAATTTGCTCCGCACTCACACAACAGCAGTCAGTGCACGTATGCTGTACAAACTCGCTCAGCAGGATAATTTCAAACcacagaaatacttcagtatagataag GTCTTCCGTAATGAAACCCTTGATGCTACCCATCTGGCAGAATTCCATCAGGTCGAAGGTGTGGTAGCAGCAAGAGGACTTGGCTTGGCAGATCTCATTAGCGAATTAGATGCTTTCTTCTCGCGCCTCGGCTTCCACCAGCTACAGTTCAAACCAGCATACAACCCATATACGGAACCTAGTATGGAGATTTTCGCATATCATACTG GTCTTggaaaatggattgagattgGAAATTCCGGAGTTTTCCGGCCAGAAATGCTTCTGCCCATGGGCCTGCCTGAGGATGTTAACGTGATTGCGTGGGGGCTGTCTTTAGAACGACCAACTATGATCAAATACGGCCTTAATAATATAAGGGACCTGGTTGGACCCAAAGTGGACCTTCAAATGGTTCAAAACAATCCGATTTGTAGGCTTGataagtga